Genomic window (Alnus glutinosa chromosome 9, dhAlnGlut1.1, whole genome shotgun sequence):
TCCAGTTGTATGACAATTGTACTgaaatctactaaatagcattactcatcctTGAATCACataatagttttattaaaaatcacCAATGCACATAATTCAACAATGCATAAGTTAAATTATGAATTGTAATGTCAATGAAATCAAGCACATCATTATGGCCAGAATAGATTTATGAGAGATTCTACTTGTCTTACCCCATTGCACCCCTATTTTATTGGAATAATGTGATGGTcctcattttttgttttttgtttttttagaacaaaagtTAACGTGGTAAGAAAAATGTGTACTACCATATCAGCTCAGTAGAACAAGGTATGACAAGTAGCACATCCCAAGATTTATTACAATCTCCCTCTACTACTTAAACCCCAACtcggaataggatcctctccatttaccTAAAATAATTTGGGTATCCTCGATCATGATCAGCATGAATCccaatatataacattaattcCATTTAAAGTGAATGCAATTATGGCGAGGATCTAAAATATGTCACATTAAAGAACAAAGTTTAATTTCCTCAAAATTGAATCAGATTTATTAAACTGCCATCTGTCCTTAgagaatatataattttcacatggatttttattttgaggtgTATTTGATGTTATTctcttgtacattttttttttgcaaatttacaattaaatttatggaaCCCACATGTGGTCCTACAGATTCAATGATggatttgcacatctcttgtatGGAGATAGACAAGAGATGTGcaagaaaatgaaatcaaacATTTCTCTTAATAGACTAAGAGTACATTTGGCACTGCGATTTCAAATACCAAAAGCTCAATTTTGAACCAaatcccaaaagaaaaatgcttAGTGTCCCGCTCCCATCTCACTCCTATCTCACCCTtatctacgtggaccaataatgttgttaaaaaatcaGGGTCCTACTACACTCTTTCTAATTTCTCTTACATTATTGATCCACGTAGACAAGGATGGGATGGGAATGGGACACCAAGCATTTTCCATCGCAGAAAATGTATTGTTTggaagtacatttttttttttttaaaaaaaaaaaaaaatgcaatttgaaaacttaGAAAAATCTGTGATTTAAATTACAAGCAAGATGTGCGTTTTTAAAAgtgtgtgattttaaaaagtaaactgcatgcaattttatcaaacgcttaagtacgttttcaaatcgttaCTTATAAATCTCACgttttgaaattacaaatccaaactaACATATAGTTAGAGAATTTTCTTTAACCCAATTTAGAGGAAATCTTATTTAAATTGGGATAAGTAGAAGTAGTGGTGCTTGCATGAAAAGTGAGCTAAAAGTGAGCCCTTCCTTCTAATCCCTCTatgtattttgtttctttttaattaatgaaactTAATCTTGTATAAAATTTGGCACACTACCGATGAAGATGGTGTCTTGCATAATGTTCTTAGTGGTAGGAAGTCCAACATATGCTCTTTAAAATTAGACGTTAATAACGTTTAAACCTAATCTGTTAGTTCCTTTAATAGACTAGGTCGTCTTTTTTTAAAGTTCTCCCATTTTATTAGGAAAACTTTGCTTATAACCTTAATCtttcattacttataaaaaaatgtattcaaattttaaaaagtgtcaatttagagtatccaacttttaattttttttcaaattcaaccttCTGTTAAAactttccgttaaatcctatcaaaattttcaaaataccatgtgtttattttttattttttttaaaaaatatcaaatatgatttattttcatattctatttatcaaatatgaaaaaatttatcaaaattctATTTTCATGGGTGTTTatcaaatatgatttatttctcttttatttcttttatttttttttccctgtaaaTTCGTTTATAGttcttttaagagaaaaaaaaaaaaaaaaaaaagggatagaAGAGCTAGATTGAAGAGGTTGACATTACTGTTATTTTCTATGAAATTTGATATGCACATGGTTTAAAGAAGGTATAATTTATAAATAGTTTCGCTTTTCTTGTGTAATTTGATTCCatcaactaaaaaaattaaagactaaTTAATCACGGTTTCGAGAAGCCGGAGTTCcaaatttatggattttttaGAAAAGCTTCCTAAATAGGCGCACAccgataaaataaaaacatgcaaTAACTAAATATTTCAATCAAGTAACTCCAAGCAAGGATggggaaaaataaaatcttcatTTATGTCACATGAATTCATAAACATGTTTATTAGAAGAGTTATTAATATTGTAGAGTGCATGGATACATGGGCTCAAGGCACTCTTATTTAAGCTAACATGCATGGCTATGATCACTTCTATAATTAACCAAAAGTACTGATTTGGTACTTGGGTTGTTTGTTAGGGAGGAAGAGACCAAAATGTTGCTCAATTGCTGCACCAGGCTTTTGGTTTTCATCAAACATGGCAAACAAGTAAGCTTCTATTGCTTGTCCCTGCTTCTTTGGAGTCCCACCCTTCACATGATTAATCAAATTGTTGTAGTAAGTCCCCGCGTTATCAACGCTAGCCGCATCACCTCCTTCGGAAGGCCAGCCGCTCTCCGATACGACAATCTGCAAGTTAGGTGCCCCGGCTTTCTCGAGAGCAGAGTATTGAGCATCCAGCAATGCATCAAAGAGATTCTGGTATCCAAGACTACCATCTTGCACCACAACACCAGGTGAAGTAAATAAGGCATATGGAAGGGAGATCTGTGAAGGGTTATTAATATAGCTGAAGTAGGGATACACGTTTACTAGAAGGGGTGCTCCATTGCTGTTCAAAAAGTTGATAATTGGTGTTATGTGTGAACTTGCACTGTTGCTGTATAAGCCTGCTGATGGAGGATAAGGGTTATCCACCAAAGTTGTGTCTATAGCTGTCGTCACCTG
Coding sequences:
- the LOC133878647 gene encoding glucan endo-1,3-beta-glucosidase-like produces the protein MALFSAKNTKAFLAPIFLLGFFISGQELTGAQSVGVCYGRNGNNLPSDGDVVALYKSNGIGRMRIYEPYPSTLDALRGSNIELIIGILNSNLQGLTDAAAATTWVQNNIRNYWPDVKFKYIAVGNEVHPGDSKAQYLQPAMQNILNAIAAANLQDQIKVTTAIDTTLVDNPYPPSAGLYSNSASSHITPIINFLNSNGAPLLVNVYPYFSYINNPSQISLPYALFTSPGVVVQDGSLGYQNLFDALLDAQYSALEKAGAPNLQIVVSESGWPSEGGDAASVDNAGTYYNNLINHVKGGTPKKQGQAIEAYLFAMFDENQKPGAAIEQHFGLFLPNKQPKYQISTFG